A window of the Vigna angularis cultivar LongXiaoDou No.4 chromosome 3, ASM1680809v1, whole genome shotgun sequence genome harbors these coding sequences:
- the LOC128195748 gene encoding receptor-like protein EIX2: protein MNLIDMSSNNLSGTIPVQMFSLFGLSSLNLSHNKLTGKIPNEIGNMKNLESLDFSVNQFSGEIPQALSKLSFLSYLNLSFNNLTGNIPSGTQLQGFGELSYTGNSDLCGPPLTKVCFKLSDDKFKDRKPINEDGDESEFFPWFHIGLKSGFVAGFLGVFCVILLNKKWRETYVKSLNDLRDRLCVMVVNNINSFR, encoded by the coding sequence ATGAACTTAATTGATATGTCAAGTAACAATTTATCTGGAACAATTCCTGTCCAAATGTTTAGCCTCTTCGGATTGAGTTCCCTGAACTTGTCGCACAATAAATTAACAGGAAAAATACCTAACGAAATTGGCAACATGAAAAATTTGGAATCCCTTGATTTTTCTGTGAATCAGTTTTCGGGTGAAATTCCCCAGGCCCTGTCCAAATTGTCCTTTCTCAGTTATTTAAACCTGTCATTCAACAATCTCACAGGCAATATACCATCAGGCACACAACTTCAGGGATTTGGTGAACTCAGCTACACAGGCAATTCTGATCTTTGTGGACCTCCACTTACAAAAGTATGCTTCAAGTTGTCAGATGATAAATTTAAAGACAGAAAGCCAATAAATGAAGATGGAGATGAATCTGAATTTTTTCCATGGTTTCATATTGGACTAAAATCTGGATTTGTGGCAGGCTTTTTGGGAGTTTTCTGTGTCAttctcttaaataaaaaatggagaGAAACTTACGTCAAGTCTCTTAATGACTTAAGAGACCGACTTTGTGTCATGGTTGTCAACAATATAAACTCCTTCCGCTAA